A stretch of Ligilactobacillus faecis DNA encodes these proteins:
- a CDS encoding ParA family protein, producing the protein MGKVIALANQKGGVGKTTTSVNLAACLADQGKRVLLIDMDAQGNATSGIGIDKAQIKQDIYDVLVNEVFLEDVILTTKRKNLDVVPATIRLSGAEIELASQFAREKRLADALLLVQDEYDYLLLDCPPSLGILTVNAFTACDSILIPVQSEYYALEGLNQLINTYQLVQKHFNPTLKIEGVLLTMFDARTNLGNQVVSEVKDYFKEAVYETIIPRNVKLSEAPSYGEPIVDYDANSKGAKAYEALAKEVLAANATEEK; encoded by the coding sequence TTGGGAAAAGTTATTGCACTAGCCAACCAAAAAGGTGGCGTTGGGAAGACGACCACAAGTGTCAATTTAGCTGCTTGTTTAGCCGATCAAGGCAAACGCGTTTTGTTGATCGATATGGACGCCCAAGGTAATGCGACAAGTGGGATCGGGATCGACAAAGCCCAGATCAAGCAAGATATCTATGACGTTTTGGTTAATGAAGTCTTTTTAGAAGACGTGATCTTAACGACTAAACGCAAAAATCTAGATGTCGTGCCCGCAACGATCCGTTTGTCTGGGGCTGAGATCGAACTGGCATCACAGTTTGCGCGCGAAAAGCGCTTAGCCGATGCGCTTCTTTTAGTTCAAGATGAATATGATTATCTTTTGCTCGACTGTCCGCCTTCATTAGGGATCTTGACAGTCAATGCCTTTACGGCTTGTGATTCGATCTTGATCCCTGTCCAAAGCGAATACTATGCGCTAGAAGGACTTAACCAGTTGATCAATACGTATCAATTAGTGCAAAAACACTTTAATCCTACATTAAAGATCGAAGGTGTCTTATTGACGATGTTTGATGCGCGGACTAACTTAGGCAATCAAGTCGTAAGTGAAGTCAAAGATTACTTCAAAGAAGCTGTTTATGAAACGATCATTCCGCGCAATGTCAAACTTTCTGAAGCACCGAGTTATGGTGAACCGATCGTCGATTACGATGCCAATTCAAAAGGTGCCAAAGCATACGAAGCTTTAGCAAAGGAGGTTTTGGCAGCTAATGCCACAGAAGAAAAATAA
- a CDS encoding metal ABC transporter permease, protein MFDYDFMRYAFIAGIFIALICSVMGTFVVARQTSFFTHTLSEIGFSGASFGIFIGISPLAGMLLFTSASALLIGMSGERLGRREASISVFSGIFLGLGILFLSLSDKQANYATSILFGSIVGIDRSDIQVLSTLSICLLLVIICLFKRLAYNSFDSQGAQYNQRFNKTISIIFLVMLALTISITAQIVGALLIFVLLTIPASATKYFVHRLYQMIILNFFFILFGVWFGLYLSYLTDWPVSFFITVIEALIYGAAILKDHIANHQK, encoded by the coding sequence ATGTTTGATTATGATTTTATGCGCTACGCTTTTATCGCCGGGATCTTTATCGCTTTGATCTGTAGTGTGATGGGGACCTTTGTCGTCGCACGCCAAACGTCATTTTTCACCCACACGCTTTCTGAGATCGGCTTTTCCGGGGCTTCCTTTGGGATCTTTATCGGGATCTCACCGTTAGCGGGAATGCTTCTTTTCACAAGTGCGAGTGCGCTGTTGATCGGGATGTCAGGCGAACGTTTAGGGCGCCGCGAAGCTTCGATCAGTGTTTTTTCAGGGATCTTTTTAGGACTTGGGATCTTATTTTTATCGCTATCTGATAAACAAGCTAACTATGCGACAAGTATTTTATTTGGGAGCATCGTCGGGATCGATCGCTCTGATATCCAAGTTTTGAGCACTTTGAGTATTTGTCTTTTGCTCGTCATCATCTGCTTGTTCAAACGTCTTGCGTATAATTCGTTTGACTCGCAAGGTGCTCAATATAACCAACGCTTCAATAAAACGATCTCGATCATTTTCTTAGTCATGTTAGCTTTGACGATCAGTATCACTGCTCAGATCGTCGGAGCGCTGTTGATCTTTGTTTTATTGACGATCCCTGCGTCTGCGACAAAATATTTTGTCCACCGCCTCTACCAGATGATCATTTTGAATTTCTTTTTCATTTTATTTGGCGTCTGGTTCGGTTTATATTTGAGTTATTTGACCGATTGGCCGGTCAGCTTTTTCATCACTGTGATCGAAGCTTTGATCTACGGTGCTGCGATCTTAAAAGATCATATCGCTAATCATCAAAAATAA
- the ychF gene encoding redox-regulated ATPase YchF, translating to MALTAGIVGLPNVGKSTLFNAITKAGAEMANYPFATIEPNVGMVEVPDARLARIDEIIPAKKIVHTTFEFTDIAGIVKGASKGEGLGNKFLENIRQVDAIVHVVRAFDDENITHVANKVAPLEDIQTINLELILADLDSVNKRYARVEKVARTKDKAAVAEFEVLKKIKPALEAEKPVRSLEFNEEEQKIVKGLFLLTSKPVLYVANIAEEDMADPESSKYYQEIKEFAEAEGSKALAVCARTEEEIAEMDEDEKQEFLEMEGVEESGLDRLIKASYKLLGLATFFTAGGKETRAWTFKQGMKAPQVAGVIHSDFERGFIRAETVSFADLDKYGSMQAVKEAGRLRSEGKAYEVQDGDIIEFRFNV from the coding sequence ATGGCATTAACAGCAGGTATCGTTGGTTTACCAAATGTCGGCAAGTCAACATTATTTAACGCGATCACAAAGGCAGGCGCTGAAATGGCAAACTACCCCTTTGCGACGATCGAACCAAATGTCGGGATGGTCGAAGTTCCAGACGCACGGTTAGCCCGGATCGATGAGATCATTCCCGCTAAAAAGATCGTGCATACAACATTTGAATTTACTGATATCGCCGGGATCGTTAAAGGCGCAAGCAAAGGTGAAGGTCTTGGAAATAAATTCTTAGAAAATATTCGTCAAGTCGATGCGATCGTCCATGTCGTGCGCGCTTTTGATGATGAAAATATCACGCATGTGGCCAATAAAGTTGCCCCATTAGAAGATATCCAAACGATCAATTTAGAATTGATCTTAGCGGATCTTGATTCAGTCAATAAGCGTTATGCGCGGGTCGAAAAAGTGGCACGGACAAAAGATAAAGCCGCTGTCGCTGAATTTGAAGTCTTAAAGAAGATCAAACCAGCTTTAGAAGCAGAAAAACCAGTGCGTTCGCTCGAATTCAACGAAGAAGAACAAAAGATCGTTAAAGGTCTATTCTTATTGACTTCTAAACCAGTCCTTTACGTTGCTAACATCGCCGAAGAAGATATGGCTGATCCAGAAAGTTCCAAATACTACCAAGAGATCAAAGAATTTGCTGAAGCTGAAGGTTCGAAAGCTTTAGCTGTTTGTGCTCGGACTGAAGAAGAGATCGCAGAAATGGATGAAGATGAAAAACAAGAATTCCTTGAAATGGAAGGTGTGGAAGAATCAGGGCTCGATCGCTTGATCAAAGCGTCTTACAAACTTTTAGGCCTAGCGACCTTCTTTACAGCTGGAGGTAAAGAGACCCGAGCTTGGACATTCAAACAAGGAATGAAAGCTCCGCAAGTTGCAGGTGTGATCCATTCGGATTTTGAAAGAGGCTTTATTCGAGCTGAAACAGTGTCCTTTGCTGATCTAGATAAATACGGTAGCATGCAAGCTGTTAAAGAAGCTGGACGCTTACGTTCAGAAGGTAAAGCGTACGAAGTTCAAGATGGTGACATCATCGAATTTAGATTCAACGTTTAA
- a CDS encoding metal ABC transporter ATP-binding protein — MKPIISVHNLDLAIPDRKLFSNLSFEIPQGALTCITGENGVGKTTLVKHLLQDLAHNYTVHTVFNVARDEVQYVPQLRNIDDDYPLCIRDFVAFGLKKRAFFWNRKARDQKLAQILAETKLTRIKDQPLGRASGGEKQRAYLAQALCADPKLLILDEATASLDTTNKHELLQMLKQVMQKHELTILFITHDPELIERYADYELHLADQTGTLIKRGGNTDV, encoded by the coding sequence ATGAAGCCGATCATATCTGTGCATAACTTAGACCTTGCCATTCCCGATCGCAAATTATTTTCCAACTTATCCTTTGAGATCCCTCAAGGTGCTTTGACTTGTATCACGGGTGAAAATGGCGTCGGAAAGACAACGTTAGTCAAACACTTATTACAAGATCTCGCCCATAACTACACGGTGCACACCGTCTTTAATGTCGCCCGTGACGAAGTCCAATATGTACCACAATTGCGCAACATCGATGACGATTATCCACTTTGTATCCGCGATTTTGTAGCTTTTGGCTTAAAAAAACGCGCCTTTTTTTGGAACCGGAAAGCGCGCGACCAAAAGCTAGCCCAGATCTTAGCCGAAACAAAATTGACGCGGATCAAAGATCAACCTCTAGGGCGAGCTTCGGGGGGCGAAAAGCAACGGGCTTATTTAGCGCAAGCGCTTTGTGCCGATCCTAAACTTTTGATCTTAGATGAAGCGACTGCAAGTCTTGATACGACTAACAAACACGAGCTCTTGCAGATGTTAAAACAAGTCATGCAAAAACACGAGCTGACGATCTTATTTATCACCCACGATCCTGAATTGATCGAGCGCTATGCCGACTACGAGTTGCATTTAGCCGATCAAACAGGCACTTTGATCAAGCGAGGGGGGAACACCGATGTTTGA
- a CDS encoding DUF951 domain-containing protein, whose protein sequence is MYELHDIVEMKKPHPCGVNRWEIIRMGMDIKIECTGCGRLIMLPRREFDKKMKKVLEKATKE, encoded by the coding sequence ATGTACGAATTGCATGATATCGTTGAGATGAAAAAACCACATCCATGTGGGGTCAACCGGTGGGAGATCATCCGGATGGGGATGGACATCAAGATCGAATGTACTGGCTGCGGTCGGTTGATCATGTTGCCCCGTCGCGAATTTGATAAAAAGATGAAAAAGGTCTTAGAAAAAGCAACTAAAGAATAG
- the noc gene encoding nucleoid occlusion protein: MAFSFFKKNKDEDVTNKNRVQEIELAKIVPNQNQPRTVFSEESIAELADTIYEHGLLQPIVLRKLAEDQYEIIAGERRFRAVTKLGYEKVPAIVREMSDSESASLAIIENLHREGLTAVEEAKAYAHLMELNDLTQKQLAKEMGKSQGFVANKLRLLKLEPTVQTAILDRKITERHGRSLLALEPAKQVEMLQTIETEGLSVKETEEKVKESLAPKEEAKPKKKRAVTKNVAPNQKVAINTVKKAVQMVEKSGLKVNMSEENTTEFHRIIIDIPVARD; this comes from the coding sequence ATGGCATTTTCATTTTTTAAAAAAAATAAGGACGAAGATGTTACTAATAAAAATCGCGTCCAAGAGATCGAGTTAGCTAAGATCGTGCCTAACCAAAATCAGCCACGAACAGTTTTTAGTGAGGAAAGCATCGCGGAATTAGCCGATACGATCTACGAACATGGTTTATTGCAACCGATCGTTTTACGAAAACTAGCGGAAGATCAATATGAGATCATTGCTGGGGAGCGGCGCTTTCGTGCAGTCACTAAACTTGGCTATGAAAAAGTTCCCGCGATCGTGCGAGAGATGAGTGATTCTGAGTCAGCTTCGCTTGCGATCATCGAAAACTTGCATCGCGAAGGTTTGACGGCAGTTGAAGAAGCTAAAGCCTATGCGCATTTAATGGAACTAAATGACTTGACCCAAAAGCAATTAGCAAAAGAAATGGGTAAGAGCCAAGGATTTGTCGCTAATAAATTGCGTTTGTTGAAATTAGAGCCAACTGTGCAAACGGCGATCTTAGACCGCAAGATCACAGAACGCCACGGAAGAAGCTTATTAGCCCTTGAACCGGCAAAGCAAGTCGAGATGTTACAAACGATCGAGACTGAGGGTCTTTCTGTCAAAGAGACTGAAGAAAAGGTCAAAGAAAGTTTAGCTCCAAAAGAAGAAGCTAAACCAAAGAAGAAACGTGCCGTTACAAAAAATGTTGCACCTAATCAAAAAGTAGCGATCAATACAGTTAAAAAAGCTGTCCAAATGGTCGAAAAATCAGGGCTCAAAGTTAATATGAGCGAAGAAAATACTACTGAATTCCATCGGATCATTATTGATATTCCAGTCGCTAGAGACTAG
- a CDS encoding ParB/RepB/Spo0J family partition protein has translation MPQKKNKALGRGLEALFSAVESPKTDKDAVVMLKLDEIRTNPYQPRRTFDEESLQELAASIKKQGVFQPVIVRPSAVMGYELIAGERRFRASKLAKEETIPAIIREFDEEKMMEIAVLENLQREDLTPLEEAQAYNTLMEKLDLTQAQVSERLGKSRPYIANYLRLLSLPKEVKDLLQAGKLSMGQARTLLSLKDKKLLGKVAQKTVKESLTVRQLEQLVSSLNGETKAKKPKKTAKKDPHLHHSEELLRERLGTSVSIKENKKTKKGKIEIEYLSLDDLNRILELLEINLD, from the coding sequence ATGCCACAGAAGAAAAATAAAGCCTTAGGCCGGGGACTTGAAGCCTTATTTTCCGCGGTCGAAAGCCCAAAAACAGATAAAGATGCGGTCGTGATGCTCAAGCTCGATGAGATCCGGACCAACCCATACCAACCGCGCCGAACTTTTGATGAAGAGTCTTTACAAGAGTTAGCAGCTTCGATCAAAAAGCAAGGTGTTTTCCAACCCGTGATCGTTCGTCCGTCTGCTGTGATGGGGTATGAGCTGATCGCTGGGGAGCGCCGTTTTCGGGCTTCAAAATTAGCCAAAGAAGAAACGATCCCGGCTATCATCCGTGAATTCGATGAAGAAAAGATGATGGAGATCGCCGTTTTAGAAAATCTTCAAAGAGAAGATCTGACGCCGTTAGAAGAAGCACAAGCGTATAATACTTTGATGGAAAAGCTTGATCTGACGCAAGCCCAAGTCTCAGAACGCTTAGGCAAATCACGTCCATATATCGCTAATTATTTGCGGTTATTGAGTTTACCCAAAGAAGTCAAAGACTTATTACAAGCAGGGAAACTTTCGATGGGCCAAGCGCGGACTTTACTTTCACTAAAAGATAAAAAGCTTTTAGGCAAAGTTGCGCAAAAAACAGTCAAAGAAAGTTTGACTGTGCGTCAACTTGAACAGCTCGTGAGCTCTTTGAACGGTGAGACAAAAGCTAAAAAGCCAAAGAAAACAGCTAAAAAAGATCCGCATCTTCATCACAGTGAAGAATTATTGCGGGAACGGTTGGGAACGAGCGTGTCGATCAAAGAAAATAAGAAGACTAAAAAAGGTAAGATCGAGATCGAATATCTTTCGTTAGATGATCTTAATCGGATCTTAGAGCTCTTAGAAATAAATTTAGACTAA
- a CDS encoding alpha/beta hydrolase family protein has protein sequence MQNILNLHEATTPKYPQIFTNLVYAFKDGQALTLNLIVPPVRPGTKPHFPLLIYVPDIADDNIVKRDERLSQMFSFARYGYAVALLSYRSKSDVSLMVKDINSAVRFLLSKTYKYHFDPYRYVLFGEGLGAYLSALCLLKQRDQALHDEDIHRSPLRYQCCLMLSAPDFFVPLPASYKRYQKTAPTLLEVLQKVSGKLPPVLLLNGTKEPFLPPKEATMLLNAFINAQSNAQLYNFTDAPRGSDAFFTPYSIDLMVDFIDNSLKKKG, from the coding sequence ATGCAAAACATTTTAAATCTCCATGAAGCAACTACCCCTAAATACCCACAGATCTTTACTAACTTAGTTTATGCTTTCAAAGATGGTCAAGCTTTAACTTTGAACTTGATCGTTCCCCCTGTTCGCCCAGGTACAAAGCCTCATTTTCCTTTGCTCATCTATGTGCCTGATATCGCAGACGATAACATCGTCAAACGCGACGAGCGCTTGAGTCAAATGTTTAGCTTTGCGCGTTATGGATATGCAGTGGCTTTGCTCTCTTATCGCTCGAAAAGCGATGTTTCTTTGATGGTCAAAGATATCAACTCTGCTGTCCGCTTTTTACTTAGTAAGACTTATAAATACCACTTTGATCCTTACCGCTACGTTTTGTTTGGTGAAGGTCTTGGTGCGTATTTGAGTGCACTTTGTTTACTCAAACAACGTGATCAAGCTTTACATGACGAAGATATCCACCGTTCACCTTTACGCTACCAATGCTGTTTGATGCTTTCTGCGCCAGATTTTTTTGTGCCCTTACCAGCTTCTTATAAACGTTATCAAAAAACGGCCCCAACTTTACTGGAAGTTTTGCAAAAAGTTTCGGGTAAGCTACCACCAGTCTTACTTTTAAATGGTACAAAAGAACCATTTTTACCGCCAAAAGAAGCGACGATGCTCTTAAATGCCTTTATCAACGCCCAAAGTAACGCCCAACTTTATAATTTCACCGATGCTCCCCGTGGTTCAGATGCTTTTTTCACCCCGTATAGCATCGATCTGATGGTCGATTTCATCGATAACAGTTTGAAAAAGAAAGGATAA
- a CDS encoding APC family permease, whose product MKHFLKRLMKKQDPAFYKAKDLHLTPSLTTKDLLGLGIGMVVGTAIFTLPGIVAAAHTGPAVSLAFLFGAIGAGMAAFAYAETSSVLPFAGSAFSWVNVLFGEFFGWLTGWALLAEYFISVAFVASGWSAYMQGFLSSYGWKLPQSVAGGFDLKQGTYIDLLAVIAIIAVGFLLTKGTQIVSRIENAIVVIKVVVVLLFIVVGLTSIHPENYTLFLPAHRPNSSFGGWQGLLAGTAQVFIAYVGFDAIAANTAETKDPAKTMPRGLIGTLVLGTVLFFLVSTVLVGMFRYDLYANNAEPAAWALRRSGHYLTANLLSLVAIIGMFASLIGIHMASSRLIYSFGRDGLLPARLGKTDQHNLPKYALNLVTVAAVIVAGFLPFTFLSNLVSAGTLIAFIMVSLGIYALRKREGKDLPKPSFKMPLYPVLPAVSALFSAGIFIGLSNASKLLMLVWFIIGIIVYFVYGMHHSKLQN is encoded by the coding sequence ATGAAGCATTTTTTAAAACGTTTGATGAAAAAGCAAGATCCGGCCTTTTATAAGGCTAAAGATCTGCACTTAACTCCGTCACTCACGACTAAAGATCTCTTAGGCTTAGGGATCGGAATGGTCGTAGGCACAGCGATCTTTACTTTACCGGGGATCGTAGCGGCCGCGCACACCGGTCCGGCTGTCTCGCTTGCCTTTTTATTTGGGGCGATCGGTGCTGGGATGGCAGCTTTTGCTTACGCTGAAACATCCTCGGTCTTGCCGTTTGCTGGTTCAGCTTTTTCGTGGGTCAATGTCTTATTTGGTGAATTCTTTGGATGGTTGACGGGCTGGGCTTTACTGGCAGAATATTTTATCTCAGTTGCTTTTGTGGCCTCGGGATGGTCGGCTTATATGCAAGGCTTTTTAAGCAGTTATGGTTGGAAGCTTCCGCAAAGTGTTGCTGGTGGTTTCGATCTAAAACAAGGAACTTATATTGATCTCTTAGCCGTTATTGCGATCATAGCGGTCGGCTTTTTACTGACAAAAGGCACGCAGATCGTCAGTCGGATCGAAAATGCGATCGTTGTTATCAAAGTGGTCGTCGTGCTTTTATTTATCGTCGTGGGTCTGACTTCGATCCATCCAGAAAATTACACGCTGTTTCTCCCTGCGCACCGTCCTAACAGCAGTTTTGGAGGTTGGCAAGGGCTCTTGGCTGGGACGGCACAAGTCTTTATCGCGTATGTTGGTTTTGATGCGATCGCAGCTAATACGGCTGAGACGAAAGATCCCGCTAAAACGATGCCTCGAGGGCTCATTGGCACGCTTGTCTTAGGAACAGTCTTGTTTTTCTTAGTTTCGACAGTCTTAGTCGGGATGTTTCGATATGACTTGTATGCTAATAATGCCGAACCAGCTGCCTGGGCTTTACGCCGTTCCGGTCATTATTTGACAGCTAATCTCCTTTCGCTCGTAGCGATCATCGGGATGTTTGCGTCGTTGATCGGGATCCACATGGCCAGTTCGCGTTTGATCTACTCGTTTGGACGCGATGGTCTCCTTCCCGCACGCTTAGGTAAAACTGATCAACATAATTTGCCTAAATATGCGCTCAACTTAGTGACCGTGGCAGCGGTCATCGTGGCTGGTTTCTTACCGTTTACCTTTCTCTCAAATTTAGTTTCGGCAGGGACACTGATCGCATTTATCATGGTCTCTTTAGGGATCTACGCGTTGCGCAAACGCGAAGGCAAAGATCTCCCTAAACCAAGTTTTAAGATGCCACTATATCCGGTGTTACCAGCAGTTTCAGCTCTTTTCTCAGCCGGGATCTTTATCGGTTTGAGTAATGCTTCGAAACTTTTGATGTTAGTTTGGTTTATCATCGGGATCATCGTCTATTTTGTTTATGGGATGCACCATTCTAAATTACAAAACTAA
- a CDS encoding HD domain-containing protein codes for MDTKAQLDALYAYTKEKLASDKTGHDLAHIDRVLKLAKELAKNYQVDRFVVLAAATLHDVVDDKLFADPKQAQKEVVAKMTALKITQEKQAEILEIITHMSYASSLNGKYQLSLAGQIVQDADWLDALGAIGITRAIYYGAVHQEKIYDPKILPRKALDKTEYRNLANETIINHFYEKLLKLPELLNTPEAKVLARPRQQIMLDFLAAFKAEW; via the coding sequence ATGGATACTAAAGCACAACTTGACGCATTATACGCTTATACAAAAGAAAAACTCGCTTCAGATAAGACAGGACATGACTTAGCACATATCGATCGTGTGCTCAAACTTGCTAAAGAGCTCGCCAAAAATTATCAAGTCGATCGCTTTGTCGTTCTAGCTGCCGCAACGTTACACGATGTGGTCGACGACAAACTTTTTGCTGATCCTAAACAAGCACAAAAAGAAGTCGTAGCTAAGATGACCGCCCTAAAGATCACGCAAGAAAAGCAAGCAGAGATCTTAGAGATCATCACCCATATGTCATATGCCAGTTCATTAAATGGTAAATATCAGCTCTCACTTGCTGGACAGATCGTCCAAGATGCTGATTGGCTCGATGCACTTGGAGCGATCGGGATCACCCGCGCGATCTATTACGGAGCCGTTCACCAAGAAAAGATCTATGATCCAAAGATTTTACCACGCAAAGCATTAGATAAAACTGAATATCGAAACTTGGCTAACGAGACGATCATCAATCATTTTTACGAAAAACTCTTAAAACTGCCCGAGCTTTTAAATACGCCAGAAGCTAAAGTTTTAGCGCGTCCCCGTCAACAGATCATGCTTGATTTTTTAGCGGCTTTCAAAGCTGAGTGGTAA
- a CDS encoding folate family ECF transporter S component, which produces MTKLSWRSPKLTTQTLTLAAMLIALQLVLSKLSFGADTLVKFGLGFIGTTLIGYYLGPWLGGLVLVLVDLLKSTVFSTGSTFFIGFTFSAFITGIIAGAFLYQQQISWQRVFTYQFVQIFISNIVFNTLWIHLMYQAPVMALLSVRVPKNLITWPIEAVITLLLLRAIARLEKRRLPHK; this is translated from the coding sequence ATGACAAAATTATCTTGGCGTAGTCCCAAATTGACTACACAGACGCTTACTTTAGCCGCGATGTTGATAGCTTTACAGCTCGTTTTGAGCAAGTTATCTTTTGGGGCAGACACTTTAGTCAAATTCGGGCTGGGCTTTATCGGTACGACTTTGATCGGGTATTACTTAGGACCATGGCTTGGTGGTCTAGTCCTCGTTTTGGTCGATCTGCTCAAAAGTACTGTTTTTTCGACTGGGAGCACCTTTTTTATCGGTTTTACGTTTAGTGCTTTTATTACTGGGATCATCGCCGGCGCTTTCTTGTACCAGCAACAGATCTCGTGGCAACGAGTCTTCACTTACCAATTTGTCCAGATCTTTATTTCAAATATCGTCTTTAATACGTTGTGGATCCACTTGATGTATCAAGCCCCAGTTATGGCTTTGTTGAGCGTACGGGTCCCTAAAAATTTGATCACTTGGCCGATCGAAGCTGTGATCACTTTGCTTCTCTTGCGCGCAATAGCCCGTTTAGAAAAAAGACGACTTCCACATAAATAA
- the rsmG gene encoding 16S rRNA (guanine(527)-N(7))-methyltransferase RsmG, whose translation MTPEEFKEALAQKGIELSPKQLEQFEMYYEFLVATNEHVNLTAITAKDEVYLKHFYDSLLPALEIPDLSQNAWTLCDVGAGAGFPSLPLKIVFPQLKVTIVDSLNKRIKFLHELAAKLELDEVSVYHARAEEFASKKSAFRESFDIVTARAVARLSVLSEFCLPLTKVGGRFIALKAQKAGEELAEGRYAIKTLGGKLQADIETTLPKSDEKRHLLVIDKVKETPKKYPRKPGTPAKQPLEAPQGRK comes from the coding sequence ATGACACCAGAAGAATTTAAAGAAGCTTTAGCGCAAAAAGGGATCGAGCTTAGCCCAAAACAGCTCGAACAATTTGAGATGTACTATGAATTTTTAGTTGCTACAAATGAGCATGTCAATTTGACGGCGATCACAGCTAAAGATGAAGTTTATCTTAAACATTTTTATGATTCGCTCTTACCCGCGTTAGAGATCCCAGATTTAAGCCAAAATGCTTGGACGCTCTGTGATGTCGGGGCGGGGGCTGGTTTTCCTTCACTCCCGTTAAAGATCGTCTTTCCCCAATTAAAAGTGACGATCGTTGATTCGCTCAACAAACGCATCAAGTTTTTGCATGAGCTAGCAGCTAAACTTGAGCTAGACGAGGTCTCTGTTTATCATGCGCGTGCTGAAGAATTTGCAAGTAAAAAAAGTGCGTTTCGGGAGAGCTTTGACATTGTGACCGCACGTGCCGTTGCGCGTTTGAGCGTTTTGAGCGAATTTTGTTTACCATTGACTAAAGTCGGGGGCCGTTTTATCGCTTTGAAAGCGCAAAAAGCAGGCGAAGAATTAGCTGAAGGACGCTATGCGATCAAGACTTTAGGGGGTAAATTACAAGCCGATATCGAGACGACTTTACCAAAAAGTGACGAAAAACGGCATCTGCTCGTGATCGATAAAGTCAAAGAAACGCCTAAAAAATATCCAAGAAAACCAGGAACACCGGCAAAACAACCTTTAGAAGCGCCCCAAGGGAGGAAATAA
- a CDS encoding metal ABC transporter solute-binding protein, Zn/Mn family: protein MSKKFRQLLLTVSSLLLTVIFLGAFQTPLKASSSQINVVTTLDFYGETAKAVLGDHGTVTSLITSPNVDPHDFEPTTKTAKTVAKADLVVYNGAGYDNWVKKLNGKQYLSAASVMKTKDGANEHLWYDPQTMAKLADRLATEFGKMQPQNKASFKQNATKYKKSLAKLTKMLDKIKQNSNNQKVAVSEPVFDYSLNKMGYQIANKHFAKATEEGSDPSYSDIKKLQDDIKNKKIAFFVQNTQSDSSVIKNIVELCHKNKIPVVKVTETLPKDKNYVSWLSSEYQAILDIQQKK from the coding sequence ATGTCTAAAAAATTTCGTCAGTTATTGTTGACTGTCAGTTCACTGCTCTTAACTGTTATTTTTCTTGGAGCTTTCCAAACACCGCTCAAAGCAAGTTCTTCGCAAATAAACGTCGTGACGACGCTTGACTTTTACGGCGAAACTGCCAAAGCTGTTTTAGGTGATCACGGAACTGTCACCTCTTTGATCACAAGTCCAAATGTTGACCCCCATGATTTTGAACCAACGACTAAAACGGCTAAAACAGTTGCCAAAGCTGACTTAGTCGTCTATAACGGCGCTGGTTATGATAACTGGGTCAAAAAATTGAATGGTAAACAATATCTCTCTGCAGCTTCAGTGATGAAAACAAAAGATGGCGCTAATGAACATCTCTGGTATGATCCACAAACAATGGCTAAATTAGCTGATCGTTTAGCAACTGAATTTGGCAAGATGCAACCACAAAATAAAGCCAGCTTCAAACAAAACGCGACTAAATATAAAAAATCATTAGCTAAATTGACAAAGATGCTAGACAAGATCAAACAAAACAGCAATAATCAAAAGGTAGCTGTTTCAGAACCCGTTTTTGACTACTCTTTGAACAAGATGGGCTATCAGATCGCAAATAAGCATTTTGCTAAAGCAACAGAAGAAGGGAGCGATCCTTCTTATTCTGATATTAAAAAACTTCAAGATGATATCAAAAATAAAAAGATCGCCTTCTTTGTGCAAAACACACAAAGCGATAGCTCAGTCATCAAAAACATCGTCGAACTTTGCCATAAAAACAAGATCCCAGTCGTGAAAGTTACTGAAACTTTACCAAAGGACAAAAACTATGTTTCTTGGCTCAGTTCTGAATACCAAGCTATTTTAGATATCCAACAAAAGAAGTAA